Proteins encoded together in one Mycobacterium noviomagense window:
- the gyrB gene encoding DNA topoisomerase (ATP-hydrolyzing) subunit B, protein MAAQKKKAPAKYGAQSITILEGLEAVRKRPGMYIGSTGERGLHHLIWEVVDNAVDEAMAGYATRVDVRLLEDGGVEVTDNGRGIPVEMHASGIPTVDVVMTQLHAGGKFDSDAYAVSGGLHGVGVSVVNALSTRLEVEICTDGYEWFQFYDHSVPGTLKQGAKTTKTGSTVRFWADPTVFETTEYDFETVARRLQEMAFLNKGLTITLTDERVSEEEVVDEVVSDTAEAPKTAEERAAEKAAPHKVKKREFHYPGGLVDFVKHINRTKQPIHNTIVDFQGKGDGHEVEIAMQWNAGYSESVHTFANTINTHEGGTHEEGFRAALTSVVNKYAKDRKLLKDKDPNLTGDDIREGLAAVISVKVAEPQFEGQTKTKLGNTEIKSFVQKVCNEQLTHWFESNPSDAKTVVNKAVSSAQARIAARKARELVRRKTATDIGGLPGKLADCRSTDPRKSELYVVEGDSAGGSAKSGRDSMFQAILPLRGKIINVEKARIDRVLKNTEVQAIITALGTGIHDEFDISKLRYHKIVLMADADVDGQHISTLLLTLLFRFMRPLIENGHVFLAQPPLYKLKWQRAEPEFAYSDRERDGLLEAGLKAGKKINKDDGIQRYKGLGEMDAKELWETTMDPAVRVLRQVTLDDAAAADELFSILMGEDVDARRSFITRNAKDVRFLDV, encoded by the coding sequence GTGGCTGCCCAGAAGAAGAAAGCACCAGCGAAGTACGGCGCCCAATCCATCACCATTCTCGAAGGGCTGGAGGCCGTGCGCAAACGGCCGGGCATGTACATCGGCTCCACCGGCGAGCGTGGGCTGCACCACCTTATCTGGGAGGTTGTGGACAACGCTGTCGACGAGGCGATGGCCGGTTACGCCACCCGAGTCGACGTGCGGTTGCTTGAAGATGGCGGTGTCGAAGTCACCGACAACGGCCGCGGAATTCCGGTCGAGATGCACGCGTCGGGCATCCCGACCGTCGACGTGGTGATGACCCAGCTGCACGCCGGCGGAAAGTTCGACTCGGATGCGTACGCGGTCTCGGGTGGTCTGCACGGCGTCGGGGTGTCCGTGGTCAACGCGCTGTCGACCCGGCTGGAAGTAGAGATCTGCACCGACGGCTACGAGTGGTTCCAGTTCTACGACCACTCGGTGCCCGGCACGCTCAAGCAGGGAGCGAAGACCACAAAGACCGGCTCGACGGTGCGGTTCTGGGCCGACCCGACGGTGTTCGAGACCACCGAGTACGACTTCGAGACCGTCGCACGCCGGCTGCAGGAGATGGCGTTTCTGAACAAGGGCCTGACGATCACGCTCACCGACGAGCGGGTGTCCGAGGAAGAGGTGGTCGACGAGGTCGTCAGCGACACCGCCGAAGCGCCGAAGACCGCCGAGGAGAGGGCGGCCGAGAAGGCGGCGCCACACAAGGTCAAAAAGCGTGAGTTCCACTACCCCGGCGGGCTCGTCGACTTCGTCAAGCACATCAACCGCACCAAGCAGCCGATCCACAACACCATCGTCGACTTCCAAGGCAAGGGCGACGGCCACGAGGTCGAGATCGCGATGCAGTGGAACGCCGGCTACTCCGAGTCCGTGCACACGTTCGCCAACACCATCAACACCCATGAGGGCGGCACCCACGAGGAAGGCTTCCGCGCGGCGTTGACCTCGGTGGTCAACAAGTACGCCAAAGACCGAAAGCTGTTGAAAGACAAGGATCCGAACCTCACCGGGGACGACATCCGAGAAGGTTTGGCCGCGGTCATCTCGGTCAAGGTGGCCGAGCCGCAATTCGAGGGTCAGACCAAGACCAAACTCGGCAACACCGAGATCAAGTCGTTCGTGCAGAAGGTATGCAACGAACAGCTCACCCACTGGTTCGAGTCCAACCCGTCGGACGCCAAGACCGTCGTCAACAAAGCGGTGTCGTCGGCGCAGGCACGGATCGCCGCGCGCAAGGCTCGAGAACTGGTGCGCCGCAAGACCGCTACCGACATCGGCGGGCTGCCGGGCAAGCTGGCCGACTGCCGCTCCACCGATCCCCGCAAGTCGGAACTGTATGTGGTGGAAGGTGATTCGGCTGGCGGTTCGGCCAAGAGCGGCCGGGACTCGATGTTCCAGGCGATTCTTCCCTTGCGCGGCAAGATCATCAACGTCGAGAAGGCCCGCATCGACCGGGTGCTGAAGAACACCGAAGTGCAGGCGATCATCACCGCGCTGGGTACCGGGATTCACGACGAGTTCGACATTTCCAAGTTGCGCTACCACAAGATCGTGTTGATGGCCGACGCCGATGTGGACGGCCAGCACATCTCGACGCTGCTGTTGACGTTGCTGTTCCGGTTCATGCGGCCGCTGATCGAAAACGGTCACGTGTTCTTGGCGCAGCCGCCGCTGTACAAGCTGAAATGGCAGCGCGCCGAACCGGAATTCGCCTACTCCGACCGCGAACGCGACGGACTGCTGGAGGCTGGGCTGAAAGCCGGCAAGAAGATCAACAAGGACGACGGCATCCAGCGCTACAAGGGTCTCGGTGAAATGGACGCCAAGGAGTTGTGGGAAACCACGATGGACCCTGCGGTGCGGGTGTTGCGCCAAGTCACGCTCGACGACGCTGCCGCGGCCGACGAGCTGTTCTCCATCCTGATGGGCGAGGACGTCGACGCCCGGCGCAGCTTTATCACCCGCAACGCCAAGGATGTTCGCTTCCTTGACGTCTGA
- a CDS encoding DUF721 family protein, producing MTDNDNELEPVRPADLDLVRRTLEEAREAARLRGHDVGRGRSVPTPRRVAGAGSRRSWSGPGPDRRDPQPLGRVARDVAKKRGWSSRVAEGTVLGQWASVVGQQIAEHATPTGLSDGVLKVSAESTAWATQLRIIQAQLLAKIAAAVGDGVVTTLKISGPAAPSWRKGPLHIAGRGPRDTYG from the coding sequence ATGACCGACAATGACAATGAACTCGAGCCGGTTCGGCCCGCCGATCTGGACTTGGTGCGGCGCACGCTCGAGGAAGCCCGGGAAGCGGCGCGGCTGCGCGGCCATGATGTGGGGCGCGGGCGTTCAGTGCCGACTCCGCGCAGGGTGGCCGGTGCCGGGAGCCGACGAAGTTGGTCGGGGCCCGGCCCCGATCGTCGGGACCCGCAGCCACTCGGTCGGGTAGCGCGGGATGTGGCGAAAAAGCGGGGCTGGTCGTCGCGGGTGGCCGAAGGCACGGTGCTTGGGCAGTGGGCATCAGTGGTGGGCCAACAGATCGCCGAGCACGCCACCCCCACCGGGCTGAGCGACGGCGTCTTGAAGGTCTCAGCGGAATCGACCGCCTGGGCCACCCAGTTGCGGATCATCCAAGCCCAACTTCTGGCGAAGATCGCTGCCGCGGTCGGCGACGGCGTAGTGACCACGCTCAAAATTTCGGGACCGGCGGCGCCGTCATGGCGGAAGGGACCGCTGCACATCGCCGGCCGAGGCCCGCGCGACACCTACGGCTGA
- the recF gene encoding DNA replication/repair protein RecF (All proteins in this family for which functions are known are DNA-binding proteins that assist the filamentation of RecA onto DNA for the initiation of recombination or recombinational repair.), whose product MFVRYLGLRDFRSWARAELELQPGRTVFVGPNGYGKTNLIEALWYSSTLASHRVATDAPLVRSGAPRAVISTIVVNEGRECAVDVEIASGRANKARLNRSPVRSTREVVGVLRVVLFAPEDLALVRGDPMDRRRYLDDLATLRRPRIAAVRADYDKVLRQRTALLKTASGARQRGDPGVLETLDVWDGRLAAHGAELMAARIDLVNELVPEVAKTYQLLAPGPKAASIGYRASVDLGVDGQVDSGFLEAALLSALAQRRNAELERGVCLVGPHRDDLELQLGDQPAKGFASHGEAWSLALALRLAAYELLRGEGSDPVLLLDDVFAELDTARRRALATAAASAEQVLVTAAVADDIPAGWDARQVAIQLRDDDSGRVSVVQT is encoded by the coding sequence GTGTTCGTCCGGTATTTGGGATTGCGCGACTTCCGGTCGTGGGCCCGCGCGGAGCTGGAATTGCAGCCGGGGCGCACAGTTTTTGTCGGTCCCAACGGGTATGGCAAGACGAATCTCATTGAGGCGCTGTGGTATTCGTCGACGTTGGCTTCGCACCGGGTAGCCACGGACGCCCCGCTGGTGCGAAGTGGTGCGCCTCGAGCAGTGATCTCGACGATAGTGGTCAACGAGGGCCGCGAATGTGCGGTCGACGTGGAGATCGCGTCCGGGCGGGCCAACAAGGCGCGGTTGAACCGGTCGCCGGTGCGCAGCACCCGGGAAGTGGTCGGGGTGTTACGCGTGGTGTTGTTCGCCCCCGAGGATCTGGCGTTGGTGCGGGGGGACCCGATGGATCGTCGTCGCTACCTTGATGACCTGGCGACGTTGCGCCGGCCGCGGATCGCGGCGGTGCGCGCGGACTATGACAAGGTGCTGCGCCAGCGCACCGCGCTGCTGAAGACGGCGAGTGGTGCTCGACAACGCGGCGATCCGGGCGTACTGGAGACACTTGATGTTTGGGACGGTCGACTGGCCGCGCACGGCGCCGAGCTGATGGCCGCACGCATCGACCTGGTCAACGAACTAGTTCCCGAAGTTGCGAAGACCTACCAGCTGTTGGCGCCGGGGCCCAAAGCCGCCTCGATCGGTTATCGCGCCAGCGTAGATCTGGGCGTGGACGGACAAGTAGACTCCGGCTTTCTGGAAGCTGCGTTGCTGTCGGCGTTGGCGCAGCGGCGAAATGCTGAGCTGGAACGCGGCGTGTGTTTGGTGGGCCCGCATCGTGACGACTTGGAGTTACAACTCGGTGACCAGCCGGCCAAGGGTTTTGCCAGCCACGGAGAAGCGTGGTCGTTGGCATTGGCGTTGCGCCTTGCGGCCTACGAATTGTTGCGCGGCGAGGGTAGCGACCCGGTGTTGTTGCTTGACGACGTGTTCGCCGAACTCGACACCGCGCGGCGTCGGGCATTGGCAACCGCCGCGGCGTCGGCCGAGCAGGTGTTGGTGACCGCTGCGGTGGCCGACGACATCCCGGCGGGGTGGGATGCCCGGCAGGTGGCGATCCAGTTGCGCGACGACGACAGTGGACGAGTCTCGGTGGTGCAGACATGA
- the dnaN gene encoding DNA polymerase III subunit beta, giving the protein MNVATTKVGLNDLKFRLVRDDFAEAVAWVARNLPTRPTVPVLAGVLLTGSEDGLVISGFDYEVSAEVRVAAEIASPGTVLVSGRLLSDITRALPDRPVDFHVDGTRVSLTCGSARFSLPTMAVEDYPALPTLPEETGRLPSEVFAEAISQVAVAAGRDDTLPMLTGIRVEISGETVVLAATDRFRLAVRELTWSAVSPDIEAAVLVPAKTLAEAAKASPDGSEVRLSLGAGSGVGRDGLLGISGNGKRSTTRLLDAEFPKFRQLLPAEHTAVATVGVAELTEAIKRVALVAERGAQIRMEFADGLLRLSAGADDVGRAEEDLAVEFAGDPLTIAFNPTYLTDGLGSLHSERVSFGFTTPSRPAVLRPASDDDPHPEGSGPYPAVQSQYVYLLMPVRLPG; this is encoded by the coding sequence ATGAATGTGGCGACGACGAAGGTAGGCCTCAACGACTTGAAGTTTCGCTTGGTGCGCGACGACTTCGCCGAAGCGGTAGCGTGGGTGGCCCGGAACCTGCCGACCAGGCCGACGGTGCCGGTGCTTGCCGGAGTACTGCTGACCGGATCCGAAGACGGGCTGGTGATCTCCGGTTTCGACTACGAGGTTTCCGCCGAAGTCCGGGTGGCCGCTGAAATAGCCTCTCCGGGAACGGTTTTGGTGTCCGGAAGATTGTTGTCAGACATCACTCGCGCTTTGCCGGACCGGCCGGTCGACTTTCATGTGGACGGTACTCGGGTGTCGTTGACCTGCGGAAGCGCCCGATTCTCGCTGCCGACCATGGCTGTCGAGGACTACCCCGCGTTACCGACTCTGCCGGAGGAGACCGGCAGGCTGCCGTCTGAGGTATTCGCCGAAGCGATCAGCCAAGTTGCTGTGGCGGCGGGCCGAGACGACACGTTGCCGATGTTGACCGGTATCCGGGTGGAGATTTCGGGCGAAACAGTGGTTTTGGCCGCAACCGACCGGTTCCGGTTGGCGGTGCGTGAACTGACCTGGTCGGCGGTGTCACCCGATATCGAGGCGGCGGTACTCGTGCCGGCCAAGACGCTGGCCGAAGCAGCCAAGGCCAGCCCCGACGGCTCGGAGGTACGGCTGTCGTTAGGCGCCGGGTCCGGAGTCGGAAGAGACGGCCTGTTGGGTATCAGCGGCAACGGCAAGCGCAGCACCACCCGCTTGCTTGACGCGGAGTTTCCCAAGTTTCGGCAATTGCTTCCGGCCGAGCACACTGCCGTGGCCACCGTTGGGGTGGCCGAATTGACCGAAGCGATCAAGCGCGTTGCGTTAGTGGCTGAGCGCGGAGCACAAATCCGGATGGAATTCGCCGACGGGCTGCTGCGGCTGTCTGCCGGCGCCGACGATGTCGGTCGCGCGGAAGAGGACTTGGCGGTCGAGTTCGCCGGTGACCCGCTGACCATTGCGTTCAACCCGACGTATTTGACCGACGGGCTGGGTTCGCTGCATTCGGAGCGAGTGTCGTTCGGCTTTACCACGCCGAGTCGACCCGCGGTGTTGCGTCCGGCATCCGATGACGACCCCCACCCGGAAGGCTCTGGCCCCTACCCCGCTGTCCAGAGCCAATACGTCTATCTGTTAATGCCTGTGCGCCTGCCGGGGTAG
- the dnaA gene encoding chromosomal replication initiator protein DnaA produces the protein MTDDPGSSFATVWNAVVSELNGEAHSEHAATNGDTTPPLTPQQRAWLNLVQPLTIVEGFALLSVPSSFVQNEIERHLRTQITDALSRRLGQPIQLGVRIAPPETTEVDDGVPQPEDASLDTDEVDEDSEALASAHENWPTYFTERPHSNDAAAAGGTSLNRRYTFDTFVIGASNRFAHAAALAIAEAPARAYNPLFIWGESGLGKTHLLHAAGNYAQRLFPGMRVKYVSTEEFTNDFINSLRDDRKVAFKRSYRDVDVLLVDDIQFIEGKEGIQEEFFHTFNTLHNANKQIVISSDRPPKQLATLEDRLRTRFEWGLITDVQPPELETRIAILRKKAQMERLAVPDDVLELIASSIERNIRELEGALIRVTAFASLNKTPIDKALAEIVLRDLIADASTMQISAATIMAATAEYFDTTVEELRGPGKTRALAQSRQIAMYLCRELTDLSLPKIGQAFDRDHTTVMYAERKVRGEMAERQEVFDHVKELTTRIRQRSKR, from the coding sequence TTGACCGATGATCCCGGTTCGAGTTTCGCAACGGTGTGGAACGCCGTCGTCTCCGAACTCAACGGAGAGGCACACTCCGAGCACGCAGCCACCAATGGCGACACCACCCCTCCCCTGACGCCCCAGCAAAGAGCTTGGTTGAACCTTGTGCAACCGCTCACAATTGTCGAGGGTTTTGCTTTGCTGTCGGTTCCGAGCAGCTTTGTTCAAAACGAGATCGAGCGGCACCTGCGCACCCAGATCACCGATGCGCTCAGCCGCCGGCTCGGCCAACCCATCCAACTGGGTGTGCGCATCGCCCCGCCAGAGACCACCGAGGTCGACGACGGCGTCCCGCAACCAGAGGACGCCTCACTCGACACCGACGAAGTAGACGAAGACAGTGAGGCTCTGGCGAGCGCACACGAAAACTGGCCGACCTACTTCACCGAACGGCCACACAGCAACGACGCTGCGGCGGCTGGTGGAACGAGTTTGAACCGGCGCTACACGTTCGACACCTTCGTCATCGGCGCGTCGAACCGGTTCGCTCATGCGGCCGCCCTGGCGATCGCAGAAGCCCCGGCCCGCGCCTACAACCCACTGTTCATCTGGGGAGAATCGGGACTGGGCAAGACGCATCTGTTGCACGCCGCGGGTAACTACGCACAACGCCTGTTTCCCGGCATGCGGGTCAAGTACGTCTCCACCGAAGAGTTCACCAACGACTTCATCAACTCGCTGCGTGATGACCGCAAGGTCGCATTCAAACGCAGCTACCGCGATGTCGATGTGCTGTTGGTCGACGACATCCAGTTCATCGAAGGCAAGGAAGGTATCCAGGAGGAGTTCTTCCACACCTTCAATACCCTGCACAACGCCAACAAGCAGATCGTCATCTCCTCGGACCGGCCACCCAAACAGCTCGCCACGCTCGAGGATCGGCTGCGCACCCGGTTCGAGTGGGGGCTGATCACCGACGTACAGCCGCCCGAGCTGGAAACCCGCATCGCCATCCTGCGCAAAAAAGCGCAAATGGAGCGGCTCGCCGTACCCGATGATGTGCTCGAGCTCATCGCCAGCAGCATCGAGCGCAACATCCGGGAGCTCGAGGGCGCGCTGATCCGAGTGACAGCGTTTGCGTCGCTGAACAAGACGCCGATCGACAAGGCGTTGGCGGAGATCGTATTACGCGACCTGATCGCCGATGCCAGCACGATGCAGATCAGCGCAGCCACCATCATGGCGGCCACGGCCGAATACTTCGACACCACGGTCGAAGAACTCCGCGGGCCCGGCAAGACCCGGGCGCTGGCCCAGTCGCGACAAATCGCGATGTATCTGTGCCGAGAGCTCACCGATCTGTCGCTACCAAAGATCGGTCAGGCATTCGACCGCGACCACACCACAGTGATGTATGCCGAACGCAAGGTCCGCGGCGAGATGGCCGAACGCCAAGAAGTGTTCGACCACGTCAAAGAACTCACCACGCGCATCCGGCAGCGCTCCAAGCGCTGA
- the rpmH gene encoding 50S ribosomal protein L34 has protein sequence MAKGKRTFQPNNRRRARVHGFRLRMRTRAGRAIVSNRRRKGRRTLTA, from the coding sequence GTGGCCAAGGGCAAGCGGACCTTCCAGCCGAACAACCGGCGCCGAGCCCGCGTGCATGGCTTCCGGCTGCGGATGCGAACCCGTGCTGGACGCGCCATTGTGTCCAACCGGCGTCGTAAGGGCCGCCGGACCCTCACCGCTTGA
- the rnpA gene encoding ribonuclease P protein component, which yields MLPARNRMKRSMEFDATVKHGVRAVQPDIVIHARRDSNASDDASGPRVGLIVAKSVGSAVERHRVARRLRHVARGMLAELDPRDRVVIRALPGSRELPSARLENELRTGLCRVRELMGRAR from the coding sequence GTGCTTCCCGCGCGGAACCGGATGAAACGGTCAATGGAATTCGATGCGACGGTTAAGCACGGGGTACGCGCCGTGCAACCGGACATCGTTATCCACGCCCGCCGGGACAGCAATGCCAGCGATGACGCATCGGGTCCACGGGTCGGGCTGATCGTCGCCAAGTCGGTGGGCTCCGCCGTGGAAAGACATCGCGTTGCGCGCCGATTGCGTCATGTCGCGCGAGGTATGTTGGCCGAGTTGGATCCCCGCGATCGGGTAGTGATACGGGCGCTTCCGGGTAGCCGTGAGCTGCCGTCAGCCAGGCTGGAAAATGAATTGCGGACCGGCCTGTGCCGCGTCCGTGAGCTGATGGGGCGGGCACGGTGA
- the yidD gene encoding membrane protein insertion efficiency factor YidD, with amino-acid sequence MTVARGLIFLIQLYRHMVSPLRPATCRFIPTCSQYAVDALTEHGLVRGCWLALTRLAKCGPWHQGGWDPIPERHTGQAVCSGNVGGTRAKRGESTSVV; translated from the coding sequence ATGACGGTCGCGCGCGGCCTGATTTTTCTCATCCAGCTTTATCGGCACATGGTGTCGCCGTTGCGGCCGGCGACGTGCCGATTCATTCCGACGTGCAGCCAGTACGCCGTCGACGCCTTAACCGAGCACGGGCTCGTTCGCGGATGCTGGCTGGCGCTGACCCGACTCGCCAAATGCGGTCCGTGGCATCAAGGCGGTTGGGATCCGATTCCTGAGCGGCACACCGGGCAGGCTGTCTGCTCCGGCAACGTCGGGGGCACCCGAGCGAAGCGTGGGGAGAGTACGTCCGTTGTTTGA
- the yidC gene encoding membrane protein insertase YidC — MWLWYKAFAFVLGPSNFFAWALSVMFLVFTLRALLYKPFVRQIQTTRQMQELQPQIKALQKKYAKDRQRMALEMQKLQREHGFNPILGCLPMLAQIPVFLGLYHVLRSFNRTATGGFGFGAPMSVAQNRATGNYVFSPTDVGHFLDANLFGAPIGAFMTQRTGLDAFTEFSRPAVIAVGVPVMILAGVATYFNSRASIARQSPEAAANPQTAMMNKLALYVFPLGVVVGGPFLPLAIILYWFANNIWTFGQQHYVFGMIEKEEEAKKQEALQRRAANAPAPGAKPKRGAKAAPPTGNGSPGPVSEPETGSSSVEATTEGGDGKPASAKAAKPNQIGRSGSSGSRAPRPGAKPKRRKR, encoded by the coding sequence ATGTGGCTTTGGTACAAGGCATTCGCTTTTGTGCTGGGGCCGTCGAACTTCTTCGCCTGGGCACTGTCGGTGATGTTTTTGGTGTTCACGCTACGGGCGTTGCTGTACAAGCCGTTCGTGCGGCAGATCCAGACCACCCGCCAGATGCAGGAACTGCAGCCGCAGATCAAGGCGCTGCAGAAAAAGTACGCAAAAGACCGTCAGCGCATGGCGCTGGAAATGCAGAAGTTGCAGCGCGAACACGGCTTCAACCCGATTCTGGGTTGCCTGCCGATGCTCGCCCAGATCCCGGTGTTTCTGGGCCTGTACCACGTCTTGCGGTCGTTCAACCGCACCGCCACGGGCGGGTTCGGGTTCGGTGCGCCGATGTCCGTCGCGCAGAACCGCGCCACGGGGAACTATGTGTTCAGCCCCACCGATGTGGGGCACTTCCTGGACGCCAACTTGTTCGGTGCCCCGATCGGCGCGTTTATGACACAGCGGACGGGGTTGGATGCGTTCACCGAATTCAGCCGGCCCGCGGTGATCGCGGTGGGGGTGCCGGTGATGATCCTCGCCGGGGTCGCGACGTACTTCAACAGCCGAGCGTCGATCGCGCGGCAAAGCCCGGAGGCCGCCGCCAACCCGCAGACCGCGATGATGAACAAGCTTGCGCTGTATGTCTTTCCGCTCGGCGTGGTGGTCGGCGGCCCGTTTCTGCCGTTGGCGATCATCTTGTACTGGTTTGCGAATAACATCTGGACCTTCGGTCAGCAGCACTATGTGTTCGGGATGATCGAGAAAGAAGAAGAGGCCAAAAAGCAAGAGGCCCTACAGCGGCGCGCAGCCAATGCGCCGGCTCCCGGCGCCAAGCCGAAGCGGGGGGCGAAAGCGGCACCGCCTACCGGTAATGGGTCGCCCGGGCCGGTTTCCGAACCTGAGACCGGATCGTCCAGCGTGGAAGCGACCACTGAAGGCGGCGACGGAAAGCCGGCCAGCGCGAAGGCGGCGAAGCCGAATCAGATTGGGCGGAGCGGAAGTTCGGGTAGCCGAGCGCCGCGCCCTGGTGCCAAACCGAAGAGACGTAAACGGTGA
- a CDS encoding Jag family protein, whose translation MADADTTDREAEEQEPTAETPESDDFDDLEERLVAEGEIAGDYLEELLDLLDFDGDIDLDVEGSRAVVSIDGGDDLNKLVGRHGEVLDALQELTRLAVHQKTGVRSRLMLDIASWRRRRREELAALGDKVARRVLETGEREELSPMTPFERKIVHDAVAAVPGVRSESEGAEPLRRVVVLLD comes from the coding sequence ATGGCTGATGCCGACACCACTGACCGCGAGGCAGAAGAGCAAGAACCGACGGCAGAGACACCAGAGAGCGACGACTTCGACGATCTGGAGGAACGCCTGGTCGCCGAAGGCGAGATCGCCGGCGACTACTTGGAAGAGCTGTTGGACCTGCTCGACTTCGACGGCGACATCGATCTCGACGTCGAAGGCAGCCGCGCGGTGGTCAGCATCGACGGCGGCGACGACCTCAACAAGTTGGTCGGCCGCCACGGAGAAGTGCTCGACGCGCTGCAGGAGTTGACCAGGCTGGCGGTTCACCAGAAGACCGGAGTGCGCAGTCGGCTGATGCTCGATATCGCAAGTTGGCGACGCCGGCGACGGGAAGAGCTGGCCGCGCTGGGCGACAAGGTCGCGCGGCGCGTGTTGGAGACGGGCGAGCGCGAAGAGCTCAGCCCGATGACGCCGTTCGAGCGCAAGATCGTGCACGATGCCGTTGCCGCGGTTCCCGGGGTGCGCAGCGAAAGCGAGGGTGCGGAGCCGCTGCGCCGGGTCGTTGTGCTGCTCGACTAG
- the rsmG gene encoding 16S rRNA (guanine(527)-N(7))-methyltransferase RsmG — MFHVKHDGVAATPATATPAAAADIFGPRLAVAERYADLLAGAAVERGLLGPHEAERVWDRHILNSAAIAELVDAGDRVVDVGSGAGLPGIPLAIARTDLHVVLVESMLRRSQFLESVVSELGLPVEVIRGRAEEQPVLDRLAGRMDAAVSRAVAPLDKLTRWTVPLLRPGGRVVAIKGESAREEVDRHRRVMASLGATDVRVVTCGANYLNPPATVVVARRAPVRRRPSRTPRRRSA, encoded by the coding sequence ATGTTTCACGTGAAACATGACGGTGTAGCGGCGACCCCTGCAACCGCGACTCCTGCGGCCGCGGCGGATATCTTCGGGCCCCGCCTCGCGGTAGCCGAGCGGTACGCCGACCTTCTGGCGGGCGCCGCCGTCGAGCGCGGCTTGCTCGGGCCGCACGAGGCGGAGCGAGTGTGGGATCGCCACATCCTCAACAGCGCGGCGATCGCTGAACTAGTCGACGCAGGAGACCGGGTCGTCGACGTGGGGAGCGGGGCAGGCCTGCCCGGTATTCCGCTGGCGATCGCGCGGACAGACCTACACGTGGTGCTTGTCGAATCGATGCTGCGCCGAAGCCAGTTCCTGGAGTCGGTGGTGTCCGAACTCGGCTTGCCCGTTGAGGTCATCCGTGGACGGGCCGAGGAGCAACCGGTACTGGACCGGCTCGCCGGACGGATGGACGCTGCAGTGTCACGGGCGGTCGCTCCGCTGGACAAGCTAACTCGGTGGACCGTGCCGCTGTTGCGACCGGGCGGTCGGGTAGTGGCGATCAAAGGGGAGAGTGCGCGCGAGGAAGTCGACCGGCACCGGCGTGTGATGGCGTCCTTAGGCGCAACCGATGTAAGGGTAGTGACATGTGGCGCGAACTACTTGAATCCGCCCGCAACCGTGGTGGTAGCACGTCGGGCGCCAGTGCGTCGACGTCCCTCACGCACGCCGAGAAGGCGGTCGGCGTGA